The following DNA comes from Streptomyces globosus.
CCCCGCGCCACCACCCGGACTGCGGGTCGGGGGCCCACGGCGTGCCCGTGCCGTGGGAGCTGGGCGCCGACGGGCCCGGCGGTGTCGGCCGCATGGAGGCGGGGGCGCTGCGCCGGCAGACCGCCCAGGCCATGCGCGCGCACCGGCGCAGCCGCGGGCACCTCCCGGCCGGCTGGCAGCGCTGGGCCGACGAACTGCTGGAGCCGGCCGTCGACTGGCGCAGGGCGCTGTCCGGGGCGGTGCGGGAGGCGGCCGCCTGGGCGGGCGGCGCCGTCGACTACACCTACCGCCGGCCCTCGCGGCGCACGCCCGCGCTCGGCGGCCGCGTCGTGCTGCCGAGCCTGCGCCGGCCGCTGCCGCGGGTCGCGGTCGTCATCGACACCTCCGGCTCCATGGGGGAGGCCGAGCTGGCCGCCGCGCTCGCCGAGGTGACGGGCGTGCTGCGCGAGGTGGGTGTGCGCGGCAACAGGGTCGCGGTCCTGGCGTGCGACGCGGACGTGCACACGGTGACCCGGGTGACCCGGGCGGAGCAGGTGGTCCTGGAGGGCGGCGGCGGCACGGACATGGCCGTCGGGATCCGCGCCGCGCTCGGGCTGCCGGACCGGCCGGACATCGTCGTCGTCCTGACCGACGGGTACACGCCCTGGCCGCCTGAGCCGGTGTCCTGCCGCGTGGTCGCCGCACTGGTGGGGGAGACCCCGCCGGATCCGCCGGGCTGGGT
Coding sequences within:
- a CDS encoding vWA domain-containing protein; translated protein: MDGPAGPPRPAAGPGPEPTRLDRAKLLAARYRAAEARPYLASALYALAVVPSRAVPTMGVDRHWRAYVSPRFVDDTPVAELAGVWVHEVAHLLRDHHGRAARLSAADQRDHVRVNIAQDCEINDDLLADGLPLPEGRMEPRLFGLPAGGLFEAYLPGIPPTPRHHPDCGSGAHGVPVPWELGADGPGGVGRMEAGALRRQTAQAMRAHRRSRGHLPAGWQRWADELLEPAVDWRRALSGAVREAAAWAGGAVDYTYRRPSRRTPALGGRVVLPSLRRPLPRVAVVIDTSGSMGEAELAAALAEVTGVLREVGVRGNRVAVLACDADVHTVTRVTRAEQVVLEGGGGTDMAVGIRAALGLPDRPDIVVVLTDGYTPWPPEPVSCRVVAALVGETPPDPPGWVETVRVPPGA